One part of the Silurus meridionalis isolate SWU-2019-XX chromosome 26, ASM1480568v1, whole genome shotgun sequence genome encodes these proteins:
- the bdnf gene encoding brain-derived neurotrophic factor isoform X2 produces MGPPVRHPPLCNLKFQQVRRVMTILFLTMVISYFSCMRAAPMREVPGVVGGHRAEGYLGAARGHGTPPSGGALPSLTDTFEQVIEELLEVEGEAAQGQGGGGLGNAATATAESKDIDTYASRVMISNQVPLEPPLLFLLEEYKNYLDAANMSMRVRRHSDPARRGELSVCDSISQWVTAVDKKTAIDMSGQTVTVLEKVPVANGQLKQYFYETKCNPLGYTKEGCRGIDKRHYNSQCRTTQSYVRALTMDSKRKIGWRFIRIDTSCVCTLTIKRGR; encoded by the coding sequence TTCCAACAGGTCAGAAGAGTGATGACCATCCTGTTCCTTACTATGGTTATTTCATACTTCAGTTGCATGAGAGCTGCGCCCATGAGAGAGGTGCCGGGCGTTGTGGGGGGCCACCGAGCCGAGGGCTACCTGGGGGCCGCCCGGGGCCATGGGACTCCACCGAGCGGAGGAGCACTGCCCTCGCTCACGGACACATTTGAGCAGGTGATCGAGGAGCTACTGGAAGTGGAGGGGGAGGCAGCACAGGGCCAGGGAGGGGGGGGTCTCGGCAACGCAGCCACGGCCACGGCCGAGTCAAAGGACATCGACACGTATGCGTCGCGTGTGATGATCAGCAACCAAGTGCCTTTAGAGCCGCCGCTGCTCTTTCTCTTGGAGGAATACAAAAACTACCTGGATGCCGCCAACATGTCGATGCGGGTGCGGCGCCACTCGGACCCGGCACGGCGTGGCGAGCTCAGCGTGTGCGACAGTATTAGCCAGTGGGTGACGGCCGTGGACAAAAAGACGGCTATCGACATGTCCGGTCAGACCGTCACCGTGCTTGAGAAGGTCCCGGTGGCCAACGGGCAGCTGAAGCAATACTTTTACGAGACCAAATGCAACCCGCTGGGTTACACGAAGGAGGGCTGTCGAGGAATAGACAAGCGGCACTATAACTCGCAATGCCGGACAACCCAATCGTACGTGCGAGCCCTCACCATGGATAGCAAACGGAAGATCGGCTGGCGGTTTATACGGATAGACACTTCGTGTGTATGCACATTGACCATTAAGAGG
- the bdnf gene encoding brain-derived neurotrophic factor isoform X1 → MHSGSKSQKISAASPALIRRSSGEECLFFIIIYFICILDLYDHIPPITFCPRLTSLIRVSSRFQQVRRVMTILFLTMVISYFSCMRAAPMREVPGVVGGHRAEGYLGAARGHGTPPSGGALPSLTDTFEQVIEELLEVEGEAAQGQGGGGLGNAATATAESKDIDTYASRVMISNQVPLEPPLLFLLEEYKNYLDAANMSMRVRRHSDPARRGELSVCDSISQWVTAVDKKTAIDMSGQTVTVLEKVPVANGQLKQYFYETKCNPLGYTKEGCRGIDKRHYNSQCRTTQSYVRALTMDSKRKIGWRFIRIDTSCVCTLTIKRGR, encoded by the exons ATGCATTCAGGCAGCAAAAGCCAAAAAATATCTGCAGCTTCTCCAGCTTTAATCAGGAGGTCATCAGGCGaagaatgtcttttttttattattatttatttcatctgCATTTTAGATCTTTATGATCATATTCCCCCCATCACCTTTTGTCCGCGGCTCACGAGCCTCATTCGCGTTTCATCTCGG TTCCAACAGGTCAGAAGAGTGATGACCATCCTGTTCCTTACTATGGTTATTTCATACTTCAGTTGCATGAGAGCTGCGCCCATGAGAGAGGTGCCGGGCGTTGTGGGGGGCCACCGAGCCGAGGGCTACCTGGGGGCCGCCCGGGGCCATGGGACTCCACCGAGCGGAGGAGCACTGCCCTCGCTCACGGACACATTTGAGCAGGTGATCGAGGAGCTACTGGAAGTGGAGGGGGAGGCAGCACAGGGCCAGGGAGGGGGGGGTCTCGGCAACGCAGCCACGGCCACGGCCGAGTCAAAGGACATCGACACGTATGCGTCGCGTGTGATGATCAGCAACCAAGTGCCTTTAGAGCCGCCGCTGCTCTTTCTCTTGGAGGAATACAAAAACTACCTGGATGCCGCCAACATGTCGATGCGGGTGCGGCGCCACTCGGACCCGGCACGGCGTGGCGAGCTCAGCGTGTGCGACAGTATTAGCCAGTGGGTGACGGCCGTGGACAAAAAGACGGCTATCGACATGTCCGGTCAGACCGTCACCGTGCTTGAGAAGGTCCCGGTGGCCAACGGGCAGCTGAAGCAATACTTTTACGAGACCAAATGCAACCCGCTGGGTTACACGAAGGAGGGCTGTCGAGGAATAGACAAGCGGCACTATAACTCGCAATGCCGGACAACCCAATCGTACGTGCGAGCCCTCACCATGGATAGCAAACGGAAGATCGGCTGGCGGTTTATACGGATAGACACTTCGTGTGTATGCACATTGACCATTAAGAGG
- the bdnf gene encoding brain-derived neurotrophic factor isoform X4 gives MTILFLTMVISYFSCMRAAPMREVPGVVGGHRAEGYLGAARGHGTPPSGGALPSLTDTFEQVIEELLEVEGEAAQGQGGGGLGNAATATAESKDIDTYASRVMISNQVPLEPPLLFLLEEYKNYLDAANMSMRVRRHSDPARRGELSVCDSISQWVTAVDKKTAIDMSGQTVTVLEKVPVANGQLKQYFYETKCNPLGYTKEGCRGIDKRHYNSQCRTTQSYVRALTMDSKRKIGWRFIRIDTSCVCTLTIKRGR, from the coding sequence ATGACCATCCTGTTCCTTACTATGGTTATTTCATACTTCAGTTGCATGAGAGCTGCGCCCATGAGAGAGGTGCCGGGCGTTGTGGGGGGCCACCGAGCCGAGGGCTACCTGGGGGCCGCCCGGGGCCATGGGACTCCACCGAGCGGAGGAGCACTGCCCTCGCTCACGGACACATTTGAGCAGGTGATCGAGGAGCTACTGGAAGTGGAGGGGGAGGCAGCACAGGGCCAGGGAGGGGGGGGTCTCGGCAACGCAGCCACGGCCACGGCCGAGTCAAAGGACATCGACACGTATGCGTCGCGTGTGATGATCAGCAACCAAGTGCCTTTAGAGCCGCCGCTGCTCTTTCTCTTGGAGGAATACAAAAACTACCTGGATGCCGCCAACATGTCGATGCGGGTGCGGCGCCACTCGGACCCGGCACGGCGTGGCGAGCTCAGCGTGTGCGACAGTATTAGCCAGTGGGTGACGGCCGTGGACAAAAAGACGGCTATCGACATGTCCGGTCAGACCGTCACCGTGCTTGAGAAGGTCCCGGTGGCCAACGGGCAGCTGAAGCAATACTTTTACGAGACCAAATGCAACCCGCTGGGTTACACGAAGGAGGGCTGTCGAGGAATAGACAAGCGGCACTATAACTCGCAATGCCGGACAACCCAATCGTACGTGCGAGCCCTCACCATGGATAGCAAACGGAAGATCGGCTGGCGGTTTATACGGATAGACACTTCGTGTGTATGCACATTGACCATTAAGAGG
- the bdnf gene encoding brain-derived neurotrophic factor isoform X3, with translation MFQQVRRVMTILFLTMVISYFSCMRAAPMREVPGVVGGHRAEGYLGAARGHGTPPSGGALPSLTDTFEQVIEELLEVEGEAAQGQGGGGLGNAATATAESKDIDTYASRVMISNQVPLEPPLLFLLEEYKNYLDAANMSMRVRRHSDPARRGELSVCDSISQWVTAVDKKTAIDMSGQTVTVLEKVPVANGQLKQYFYETKCNPLGYTKEGCRGIDKRHYNSQCRTTQSYVRALTMDSKRKIGWRFIRIDTSCVCTLTIKRGR, from the coding sequence TTCCAACAGGTCAGAAGAGTGATGACCATCCTGTTCCTTACTATGGTTATTTCATACTTCAGTTGCATGAGAGCTGCGCCCATGAGAGAGGTGCCGGGCGTTGTGGGGGGCCACCGAGCCGAGGGCTACCTGGGGGCCGCCCGGGGCCATGGGACTCCACCGAGCGGAGGAGCACTGCCCTCGCTCACGGACACATTTGAGCAGGTGATCGAGGAGCTACTGGAAGTGGAGGGGGAGGCAGCACAGGGCCAGGGAGGGGGGGGTCTCGGCAACGCAGCCACGGCCACGGCCGAGTCAAAGGACATCGACACGTATGCGTCGCGTGTGATGATCAGCAACCAAGTGCCTTTAGAGCCGCCGCTGCTCTTTCTCTTGGAGGAATACAAAAACTACCTGGATGCCGCCAACATGTCGATGCGGGTGCGGCGCCACTCGGACCCGGCACGGCGTGGCGAGCTCAGCGTGTGCGACAGTATTAGCCAGTGGGTGACGGCCGTGGACAAAAAGACGGCTATCGACATGTCCGGTCAGACCGTCACCGTGCTTGAGAAGGTCCCGGTGGCCAACGGGCAGCTGAAGCAATACTTTTACGAGACCAAATGCAACCCGCTGGGTTACACGAAGGAGGGCTGTCGAGGAATAGACAAGCGGCACTATAACTCGCAATGCCGGACAACCCAATCGTACGTGCGAGCCCTCACCATGGATAGCAAACGGAAGATCGGCTGGCGGTTTATACGGATAGACACTTCGTGTGTATGCACATTGACCATTAAGAGG